One Carassius carassius chromosome 28, fCarCar2.1, whole genome shotgun sequence genomic window carries:
- the LOC132108068 gene encoding 52 kDa repressor of the inhibitor of the protein kinase-like gives MPNFCAAPNCTRKSTQSDLAFFRFPRDPERCRLWVENCRRADLEEKTPDQLNKHYRLCAKHFEPAMICKTSPYRTVLRDTAIPTIFDLTSHLSNPHSRHRKRIKILTDEEVQKIKERRLESSIEQLLSKKDGDAQDDSENAEDIPQLTPEQKDLREFLRASFEAMVLIGRQNFPFHCNAREDEMRSEDDRFLTTGNFRALIENRINAGDEFLGRRFETAAVNEEYCSAVQQRQLLEVCERCVREEVLQQVRECRFFSIVTGELVEFPEGEHLPVFLRYVDQANTLREEFIEFLSFEGEEVTVAERLETQLTKGWGLRMEHCRGQAHAGSGLLGTKMKVIAAQLKEKYPMAVITPTSTCALNVHLANGMPLTGVQDVMSVLKKTNVFFKASPLLQSELDNAISILSQGNIEKESILKEGSRSTWTDLHNVFEMAVDLMEPLLLCMDSIHDNEDLKWNDQITSDAYAISEALADFDFIVTLVILKNALSFTRAFGKNLQGETIDVFFAANSLTAVVHSLHEVSDNLEVYHEFWFEEAVSLATAMEIPVRVPRLFLRKQQALETMEIQAESFFKEYLTQPVMEYITQEVKEIFSENHLRALKCLSLVPAVMGQMRFNTSEETHADIYRSDLPHPDTLPAELHCWRIKWKHRGKEVSLPCTIHETLQHSDVKFFPNVNAFLKILATLPVLKLDGSRGETAQRRLQAYLTDTAVNQRCKNLAVLNINYHIKTDLEEMVQCYLKMYPEESESD, from the exons ATGCCAAATTTTTGTGCCGCTCCGAACTGTACCAGGAAAAGCACCCAGTCCGATTTAGCTTTCTTTAGGTTTCCAAGGGATCCGGAGAG ATGTAGGTTGTGGGTGGAGAACTGTCGCCGGGCAGATCTGGAGGAGAAAACTCCCGATCAGCTGAACAAGCACTACCGACTGTGTGCCAAGCACTTTGAACCAGCCATGATATGCAAAACT AGCCCTTACAGGACCGTATTAAGGGACACTGCTATTCCCACGATATTTGATTTAACCAGCCACCTCAGCAATCCTCACAGCAGACATCGCAAACGCATCAAAATTCTG ACAGATGAGGAGGTTCAGAAAATCAAAGAAAGGCGAT tgGAGTCTTCAATTGAACAACTGCTCTCAAAAAAAGACGGCGATGCTCAGGATGACAGCGAGAACGCCGAAGACATCCCTCAGCTGACACCCGAGCAAAAAGACCTTAGAGAGTTCTTAAGGGCTTCCTTTGAAGCCATGGTTTTGATAGGAAGGCAAAACTTTCCATTTCATTGCAATGCAAGAGAAGATGAGATGCGCTCTGAGGATGATCGCTTCTTAACTACAGGTAACTTTCGAGCACTAATTGAGAACCGTATCAATGCAGGTGATGAATTTCTAGGGAGGAGATTCGAGACAGCGGCTGTTAATGAAGAGTATTGTTCGGCCGTCCAGCAGAGGCAGCTTCTGGAGGTCTGCGAGAGATGCGTGCGTGAGGAGGTCCTTCAGCAAGTCCGAGAATGCCGCTTCTTTTCCATCGTGACCGGCGAATTAGTGGAGTTCCCAGAAGGAGAGCACCTGCCTGTATTCCTACGCTATGTAGACCAAGCCAACACACTTAGAGAAGAGTTCATAGAGTTCCTCTCGTTTGAAGGAGAAGAGGTCACTGTTGCTGAGAGGTTGGAGACTCAGTTGACGAAAGGATGGGGCTTGAGGATGGAGCACTGCAGAGGACAAGCGCATGCAGGATCTGGTTTACTCGGCACCAAGATGAAGGTCATCGCTGCCCAGCTCAAAGAGAAATATCCCATGGCGGTCATCACACCAACTTCCACCTGTGCACTCAATGTGCATCTTGCTAATGGCATGCCATTGACTGGAGTGCAAGATGTGATGTCCGTTCTAAAGAAGACCAATGTGTTTTTTAAAGCGTCTCCGTTGTTGCAGAGTGAACTTGATAATGCTATCTCCATCCTGTCTCAGGGAAACATCGAAAAAGAGAGCATTCTCAAAGAGGGCTCTCGTTCAACATGGACTGATCTTCATAATGTGTTCGAGATGGCCGTCGATTTGATGGAGCCGCTTCTGCTGTGCATGGACAGCATACACGACAATGAGGACCTGAAGTGGAACGACCAAATCACCAGTGACGCTTACGCCATTTCTGAGGCCTTGGCGGACTTTGACTTCATCGTGACGTTGGTTATTTTAAAGAACGCATTGTCTTTTACCAGAGCTTTTGGTAAGAACCTACAAGGAGAAACCATTGATGTGTTTTTTGCCGCCAACAGCCTAACAGCAGTAGTGCACTCATTGCACGAGGTATCGGACAATCTGGAAGTATACCACGAATTCTGGTTTGAAGAGGCGGTCAGTTTGGCGACTGCAATGGAGATCCCGGTGAGGGTCCCGAGGTTGTTCCTTCGGAAGCAACAGGCGCTGGAGACCATGGAAATACAGGCGGAGTCATTCTTTAAGGAGTATCTTACACAGCCGGTTATGGAGTACATCACACAGGAGGTCAAGGAGATCTTCTCTGAGAATCATCTCAGGGCACTCAAGTGCTTGTCTCTCGTCCCTGCAGTCATGGGACAAATGAGGTTCAATACCTCTGAGGAGACCCATGCTGACATTTACAGGAGTGATCTGCCCCATCCGGACACACTGCCTGCTGAACTACATTGTTGGAGGATAAAATGGAAACACAGAGGGAAGGAAGTCAGCTTGCCGTGCACCATTCACGAAACACTTCAACACTCCGATGTGAAGTTCTTCCCTAATGTGAATGCTTTTTTGAAAATATTAGCCACACTACCGGTGTTGAAGCTTGATGGGAGTCGTGGTGAAACCGCACAAAGACGTTTGCAAGCTTACCTCACAGACACTGCGGTAAACCAAAGATGCAAGAATCTGGCTGTGCTGAACATCAATTATCATATAAAGACAGACCTGGAAGAAATGGTTCagtgttatttaaaaatgtacccAGAAGAAAGTGAGAGTGATTAA
- the LOC132108066 gene encoding histone H4 transcription factor-like isoform X1, translating into MAKRKNVSKIVVACEWASCTFKSQSTEELSDHMSLHLKEHLGDGDAMEELEDYPCLWRGCEFLAMGNQSELIAHAHFHIFHSKLKYIGAQLLESHPELPSCTQDLHSSSLVPDVSEGFVCQWQHCDSSFNNPEWFYRHVDMHTDCTELQPLPDRQQALFCSWSGCDAFFKIKYRLREHLRSHTQERLVACPTCGCMFSSNTKFFDHIQRQAEPEDSLTCGHCDKAFANERLLRDHVRQHVNHIKCPLCDMTCTSLSTLKIHIKFRHCDERPFPCDFCESSFKNQHDLRRHMETHNEGAAYHCTVEGCGYSSRMAHTMSQHFKRVHEQNDMVPRYKCHLCDKTFSWCYTLTLHLRKKHQLKWPSGHSRFRYKKDEDGYLRLNMVRYETVEVTEELIKNMAVKRTPRKVSGSTSHSKEPMLHPDSGNSTPQHSSSPSSPSSSSSTSELLEGTDSSGFKGDETSVYCVLNTVTEVSGDPEEVAQPGGPSVAVRALAAVARGLGMDVV; encoded by the exons atggcaaaaagaaaaaatgtctcTAAAATAGTGGTGGCATGCGAGTGGGCTTCATGCACTTTCAAGAGTCAAAGCACGGAGGAGTTGAGTGATCATATGTCCCTACATCTGAAGGAGCATCTTGGGGACGGAGATGCCATGGAGGAGCTGG AGGATTATCCGTGTCTGTGGAGGGGCTGTGAGTTTCTGGCAATGGGAAACCAAAGTGAGCTGATCGCTCATGCCCATTTCCACATCTTCCACAGCAAGCTGAAATACATTGGCGCTCAGCTCCTTGAATCCCACCCTGAACTGCCTAGCTGCACTCAGGATCTCCACAGCAGCAGTCTAGTCCCTGATGTCTCTGAGGGGTTCGTCTGTCAGTGGCAGCACTGTGAT AGTTCCTTTAATAACCCTGAGTGGTTCTACCGTCATGTTGACATGCACACAGACTGCACTGAGCTCCAGCCGCTTCCTGATCGACAACAGGCTCTCTTCTGCAGCTGGTCAG gctgtgatgctttttttaagaTCAAGTACCGTCTACGTGAGCATCTGCGCAGTCATACACAGGAGCGGCTGGTCGCTTGCCCCACCTGCGGCTGTATGTTCTCCAGCAATACTAAGTTCTTTGACCATATCCAGAGACAAGCAGAACCAGAAG ATTCTCTAACATGTGGACATTGTGACAAAGCATTCGCCAACGAGAGGCTGCTGAGAGACCATGTTCGTCAACATG tgaatcatATAAAATGTCCTCTCTGTGACATGACGTGCACGTCCCTTTCCACCTTGAAGATCCATATCAAATTCCGTCACTGCGATGAGAGGCCCTTCCCGTGTGACTTCTGTGAGAGCAG CTTCAAGAACCAGCATGATCTGCGGAGACACATGGAAACTCACAATGAGGGAGCAGCATACCACTGCACAGTAGAGGGCTGTGGATACTCTTCACGCATGGCCCACACCATGAGCCAGCACTTTAAACGAGTACATGAG CAGAACGACATGGTTCCAAGATATAAATGTCACCTTTGTGACAAGACCTTCTCTTGGTGTTACACACTCACCCTCCACCTTCGAAAGAAGCATCAACTCAAATGGCCATCTGGACATTCCCGTTTTAG GTACAAGAAGGACGAGGATGGGTATCTGCGGCTCAACATGGTGCGTTATGAGACTGTAGAGGTTACGGAAGAGTTGATCAAAAACATGGCTGTAAAGCGCACCCCTCGCAAGGTCTCTGGTTCAACCAGTCACTCCAAGGAACCCATGCTGCATCCCGACAGCGGAAATAGCACTCCCCAACACTCTTCCTCACCCTCCTCTCCTTCCTCATCATCTTCAACTTCAGAGCTCCTGGAGGGAACTGACAGCAGTGGATTTAAAGGCGATGAAACATCTGTGTATTGTGTGTTGAACACTGTGACTGAGGTCAGTGGGGATCCAGAAGAAGTGGCCCAACCTGGTGGGCCATCAGTGGCTGTTAGAGCTCTGGCTGCAGTGGCTAGAGGTCTAGGAATGGATGTGGTGTAA
- the LOC132108066 gene encoding histone H4 transcription factor-like isoform X2 codes for MAKRKNVSKIVVACEWASCTFKSQSTEELSDHMSLHLKEHLGDGDAMEELEDYPCLWRGCEFLAMGNQSELIAHAHFHIFHSKLKYIGAQLLESHPELPSCTQDLHSSSLVPDVSEGFVCQWQHCDSSFNNPEWFYRHVDMHTDCTELQPLPDRQQALFCSWSGCDAFFKIKYRLREHLRSHTQERLVACPTCGCMFSSNTKFFDHIQRQAEPEDSLTCGHCDKAFANERLLRDHVRQHVNHIKCPLCDMTCTSLSTLKIHIKFRHCDERPFPCDFCESSFKNQHDLRRHMETHNEGAAYHCTVEGCGYSSRMAHTMSQHFKRVHENDMVPRYKCHLCDKTFSWCYTLTLHLRKKHQLKWPSGHSRFRYKKDEDGYLRLNMVRYETVEVTEELIKNMAVKRTPRKVSGSTSHSKEPMLHPDSGNSTPQHSSSPSSPSSSSSTSELLEGTDSSGFKGDETSVYCVLNTVTEVSGDPEEVAQPGGPSVAVRALAAVARGLGMDVV; via the exons atggcaaaaagaaaaaatgtctcTAAAATAGTGGTGGCATGCGAGTGGGCTTCATGCACTTTCAAGAGTCAAAGCACGGAGGAGTTGAGTGATCATATGTCCCTACATCTGAAGGAGCATCTTGGGGACGGAGATGCCATGGAGGAGCTGG AGGATTATCCGTGTCTGTGGAGGGGCTGTGAGTTTCTGGCAATGGGAAACCAAAGTGAGCTGATCGCTCATGCCCATTTCCACATCTTCCACAGCAAGCTGAAATACATTGGCGCTCAGCTCCTTGAATCCCACCCTGAACTGCCTAGCTGCACTCAGGATCTCCACAGCAGCAGTCTAGTCCCTGATGTCTCTGAGGGGTTCGTCTGTCAGTGGCAGCACTGTGAT AGTTCCTTTAATAACCCTGAGTGGTTCTACCGTCATGTTGACATGCACACAGACTGCACTGAGCTCCAGCCGCTTCCTGATCGACAACAGGCTCTCTTCTGCAGCTGGTCAG gctgtgatgctttttttaagaTCAAGTACCGTCTACGTGAGCATCTGCGCAGTCATACACAGGAGCGGCTGGTCGCTTGCCCCACCTGCGGCTGTATGTTCTCCAGCAATACTAAGTTCTTTGACCATATCCAGAGACAAGCAGAACCAGAAG ATTCTCTAACATGTGGACATTGTGACAAAGCATTCGCCAACGAGAGGCTGCTGAGAGACCATGTTCGTCAACATG tgaatcatATAAAATGTCCTCTCTGTGACATGACGTGCACGTCCCTTTCCACCTTGAAGATCCATATCAAATTCCGTCACTGCGATGAGAGGCCCTTCCCGTGTGACTTCTGTGAGAGCAG CTTCAAGAACCAGCATGATCTGCGGAGACACATGGAAACTCACAATGAGGGAGCAGCATACCACTGCACAGTAGAGGGCTGTGGATACTCTTCACGCATGGCCCACACCATGAGCCAGCACTTTAAACGAGTACATGAG AACGACATGGTTCCAAGATATAAATGTCACCTTTGTGACAAGACCTTCTCTTGGTGTTACACACTCACCCTCCACCTTCGAAAGAAGCATCAACTCAAATGGCCATCTGGACATTCCCGTTTTAG GTACAAGAAGGACGAGGATGGGTATCTGCGGCTCAACATGGTGCGTTATGAGACTGTAGAGGTTACGGAAGAGTTGATCAAAAACATGGCTGTAAAGCGCACCCCTCGCAAGGTCTCTGGTTCAACCAGTCACTCCAAGGAACCCATGCTGCATCCCGACAGCGGAAATAGCACTCCCCAACACTCTTCCTCACCCTCCTCTCCTTCCTCATCATCTTCAACTTCAGAGCTCCTGGAGGGAACTGACAGCAGTGGATTTAAAGGCGATGAAACATCTGTGTATTGTGTGTTGAACACTGTGACTGAGGTCAGTGGGGATCCAGAAGAAGTGGCCCAACCTGGTGGGCCATCAGTGGCTGTTAGAGCTCTGGCTGCAGTGGCTAGAGGTCTAGGAATGGATGTGGTGTAA
- the LOC132108067 gene encoding microtubule-associated protein 6-like, translating to MAWPCITRACCINRFWSELDKGDIAVPLVYTKYSGVADVQHLHPQPKPLISQKPVTTESQPAHGAHQEASTTATHAAADAAAASSQDGSGASVMREDFKAWSVRPERSCKPRDEYQLSKAPFNNVTQYQKDYKPWPIPKRDHPWIPKPTPDAPCKAESKFSKQEQAAAEVETGVEKCEIEEKQHEKESKERRKKVDKKEHVPEGIKMEQDVAVEGKRRSAADALNRQIKEEVTSGSSYRTEFKAYSDVKPVKPIKAKSQYKILVEEKTSLETSYSATFKGEQGKPQATDNKLLERRRIRSLYSEPSKVGCVLRHNISLSKPKKTTSHSKTVKKAKEKPIAGSQAAKKKTSVSNQEPKPEGGVTKKSKEMINRLAEAKD from the exons ATGGCATGGCCCTGTATCACCAGGGCTTGCTGCATCAACCGCTTCTGGAGTGAGTTGGACAAAGGTGACATTGCAGTGCCTTTGGTATACACGAAGTATTCAGGTGTAGCCGATGTGCAACATCTGCATCCTCAGCCCAAGCCATTAATATCACAGAAGCCGGTCACCACAGAATCCCAGCCTGCCCATGGCGCTCACCAGGAGGCGTCGACCACAGCGACTCACGCCGCCGCTGATGCCGCAGCAGCATCATCTCAAGACGGCTCAGGCGCTTCTGTGATGCGCGAGGATTTCAAAGCCTGGAGTGTGCGTCCGGAACGAAGCTGCAAACCCAGAGACGAGTATCAGCTGTCAAAGGCCCCTTTCAACAACGTGACTCAGTACCAGAAAGATTATAAACCGTGGCCCATTCCGAAAAGAGATCATCCGTGGATTCCCAAACCCACTCCTGATGCACCTTGTAAGGCTGAGAGCAAGTTCTCCAAACAGGAGCAGGCCGCTGCTGAGGTTGAAACCGGTGTGGAAAAATGTGAGATTGAAGAAAAACAGCACGAAAAAGAGAGTAAAGAAAGGAGAAAGAAGGTAGACAAAAAAGAGCATGTGCCAGAGGGGATCAAAATGGAGCAAGATGTTGCAGTGGAGGGAAAGAGGAGGTCAGCTGCAGATGCTCTCAACAGACAGATTAAGGAGGAAGTCACATCTGGAAGTTCATATAG GACGGAGTTTAAGGCTTACAGTGATGTCAAACCAGTGAAACCCATCAAAGCGAAATCTCAGTACAAAATCTTAGTGGAGGAGAAGACCAGCCTGGAGACCAGTTACAGTGCAACCTTTAAAGGAGAGCAGGGCAAACCTCAGGCCACAGATAACAAGCTGCTGGAGCGCCGTCGGATACGAAGCCTGTACAGTGAACCAAGCAAGGTAGGATGCGTTCTCAG GCATAATATATCACTTTCCAAGCCAAAAAAGACAACAAGCCATAGCAAAACAGTGAAAAAAGCAAAGGAGAAGCCAATCGCTGGGAGTCAAGCTGCCAAGAAGAAAACCTCAGTGAGCAACCAGGAGCCAAAGCCAGAGGGAGGGGTCACCAAGAAAAGCAAAGAAATGATCAACAGACTAGCCGAGGCAAAAGATTAA